The genomic segment GGCAGGTATGCTGGGGATCGCGTGGATGGGTTGATCGGCCGGCCCGGTGCCGTGCCCGTGCCCCTGCCCGTGCCCGCTCCATAAGCTGGCCTGCGCATTGCGAGCGAAGCGAATCGGGGGCTCGAACGAACTGTCGGATGTCAGGAGTGCTGAAGGATGGGTGGTAAGCCGACTTCACAGCCGGGGGAGCGCCGCTACTGGTCGCGCCAAGTTACCGAGCGAAGCAATGCGCTCGACCTGGAGCGCGACGTCTTCACCTGGACGGACCCGCGCCGCATCGCGTCATCGCTCAAGCGCTCCGCCGAGCGGAGCCAGCGCCGCAA from the Gemmatimonadota bacterium genome contains:
- a CDS encoding DUF3175 domain-containing protein, whose translation is MGGKPTSQPGERRYWSRQVTERSNALDLERDVFTWTDPRRIASSLKRSAERSQRRKGTPYQSAMSMLNFYINRAGRKLEPRQRRVLEQAKQELRKQFGHE